The following are from one region of the Neurospora crassa OR74A linkage group III, whole genome shotgun sequence genome:
- a CDS encoding multidrug resistance protein MDR has protein sequence MAAGSLSEKEGEPSALPVSSHGGSTKGDTIHKPDPLSLEKADTQVVSPKKSLDDDPYKHLPEREAKILKEQVFTPDVKVGIATLYRYATRNDLLIIAVSAICAIAAGAALPLMTVIFGNLQGTFQNYFAGVTTYDDFTDELARLVLYFVYLAIGEFVTMYITTVGFIYSGEHISGKIREHYLESCMRQNIGFFDKLGAGEVTTRITADTNLIQEGISEKVGLTLQALATFIAAFVIGFVSFWKLTLILLSTVVALTLVMGGGSQFIIKFSKQNIAAYAEGGSVADEVISSVRNAIAFGTQDRLARRYDAHLTRAEHFGFRLKGSIGVMVAGMMTVLYLNYGLAFWQGSRFLLSGDTELRKILTVMMSVMIGAFNLGNIAPNLQAFVTALGAAAKIYNTIDRESPIDSSSEEGGKLENVVGTIRLENIKHIYPSRPDVVVMEDVSLVIPAGKTTALVGASGSGKSTIVGLVERFYKPIEGKVYLDDVDISTLNVRWLRQQIALVSQEPTLFACTIYDNIRHGLIGTKWESESEEQQRERIYEAARKANAHDFITSLPEGYETNVGERGFLLSGGQKQRIAIARAIVSDPKILLLDEATSALDTKSEGVVQAALEVAAEGRTTITIAHRLSTIKDAHNIVVMAQGRIVEQGTHAELLAKRGAYYKLVTAQAIAAVNEMTAEEEAALDQQEEAALIRKATRNSQKEGGAAGYVEDPEDNIAEKLDRSKSQQSVSSVAIAARKKEEPKEYGLWTLIKLIASFNKKEWHMMLVGIFFSAICGAGNPTQAVFFAKLISSLSRPIVNEEIRASIKSDASFWCLMYLMLALVQCLAFSVQGWLFAKCSERLIHRVRDMAFRSFLRQDVEFFDRDENSAGALTSFLSTETTHVAGLSGVTLGTIIMVLTTLIAACTVALALGWKLALVCIATIPILLGCGFYRFWMIAHYQRRAKSAYAGSASYASEAITAMRTVASLTREQDVLQHYKDSLAKQQHASLISVLKSSLLFAASNSLMFLAFALGFWYGGTLIAKHEYDMFTFFIVFSSVIFGAQSAGSVFSFAPDMGKATEAARDLKELFDRKPTVDTWSNEGDLIKQVDGTIEFRDVHFRYPTRPEQPVLRGLNLSIQPGQYVALVGASGCGKSTTIALLERFYDPLSGGIFIDGREISSLNVNEYRSFIALVSQEPTLYQGTVRENIILGANNDVTDEQIKFACQEANIYDFIMSLPDGMNTLVGSKGALLSGGQKQRIAIARALIRDPKILLLDEATSALDSESEHVVQAALDKAAKGRTTIAVAHRLSTIQKADIIYVFDQGRIVEQGTHSELMKKNGRYAELVNLQSLEKH, from the exons ATGGCGGCGGGTAGCCTTTCCGAAAAGGAGGGAGAACCTTCGGCCCTCCCCGTCTCCAGCCATGGCGGTTCCACCAAGGGGGATACCATCCACAAACCCGATCCTCTTAGTCTCGAAAAGGCCGACACACAGGTCGTCTCGCCAAAGAAGTCGCTCGACGATGACCCCTACAAACACCTCCCCGAGAGGGAAGCCAAGATCCTCAAGGAGCAGGTCTTCACTCCCGACGTCAAGGTTGGCATTGCAACCCTCTACCGCTATGCCACGCGCAACGATCTGCTCATCATTGCTGTCTCGGCCATCTGCGCCAtcgctgctggtgctgcccTGCCGCTCATGACCGTCATCTTCGGTAACCTTCAGGGTACTTTCCAAAACTACTTCGCGGGGGTCACCACCTACGATGACTTCACCGACGAGTTGGCCCGCTTGGTCCTTTACTTTGTCTATCTGGCCATTGGCGAGTTCGTCACCATGTACATCACCACCGTCGGCTTCATCTACTCTGGAGAGCACATCAGTGGAAAGATTCGTGAGCACTACCTCGAGAGCTGCATGAGGCAGAACATTGGCTTCTTCGATAAGCTTGGCGCTGGTGAGGTCACCACGCGCATCACTGCCGACACCAACTTGATCCAGGAAGGCATTTCCGAAAAGGTCGGCTTGACGCTCCAGGCTCTTGCCACCTTCATTGCCGCCTTTGTCATTGGATTCGTCAGCTTCTGGAAGCTTACCCTCATCCTCTTGAGTACCGTTGTCGCCTTGACCCTTGTCATGGGCGGTGGTTCTCAGTTCATCATCAAGTTCTCCAAGCAAAACATCGCCGCTTACGCCGAAGGTGGCTCGGTTGCCGATGAAGTCATCAGCAGTGTTCGCAATGCCATCGCTTTTGGCACTCAGGACCGCCTGGCTCGTCGGTACGATGCTCATCTTACTCGCGCCGAGCACTTTGGCTTCAGGCTCAAGGGCTCCATTGGTGTCATGGTTGCCGGCATGATGACGGTGCTGTATCTGAACTACGGCTTGGCCTTCTGGCAGGGTTCCCGCTTCCTTCTTAGCGGTGACACCGAGCTTCGCAAGATCCTGACTGTTATGATGAGTGTGATGATAGGAGCTTTCAACCTCGGTAACATTGCCCCGAACCTGCAGGCTTTTGTCACCGCCTTGGGTGCTGCTGCTAAGATCTACAACACCATCGACCGTGAGTCTCCCATCGACTCCTCCAGCGAAGAGGGTGGCAAGCTCGAGAATGTCGTCGGTACCATCCGTTTGGAGAACATCAAGCATATCTACCCCTCCCGACctgatgttgttgtcatGGAGGACGTCAGCCTCGTTATCCCTGCTGGCAAGACCACTGCCCTTGTCGGAGCTTCGGGCAGTGGCAAGTCAACCATCGTCGGCTTGGTCGAAAGGTTCTATAAGCCCATTGAAGGAAAGGTTTACCTCGATGATGTCGATATTTCAACCCTCAATGTGCGTTGGTTGCGCCAGCAAATCGCCCTTGTGTCCCAGGAACCGACCCTCTTCGCTTGCACTATCTACGACAACATTCGCCATGGCTTGATCGGTACAAAGTGGGAGTCTGAGTccgaggagcagcagcgcgAGCGTATCTATGAGGCTGCCCGAAAAGCCAACGCGCACGACTTTATTACCAGTCTTCCCGAGGGTTATGAGACCAATGTTGGCGAGCGTGGCTTCTTGCTCAGTGGTGGCCAGAAACAGCGTATTGCTATTGCCCGTGCTATTGTATCCGACCCCAAGATCCTGTTGCTCGATGAGGCCACTTCTGCTCTCGACACCAAGAGTGAAGGCGTCGTCCAGGCCGCTCTCGAAGTCGCCGCTGAAGGTCGCACTACTATCACGATTGCCCACCGCCTGTCTACCATCAAGGATGCCCACAATATCGTTGTCATGGCCCAGGGTCGCATCGTCGAACAGGGCACCCACGCTGAATTGCTCGCGAAGCGCGGCGCTTACTACAAGCTCGTCACTGCCCAGGCTATTGCAGCTGTCAATGAGATGACGGCTGAAGAAGAGGCGGCGCTTGATCAGCAGGAGGAAGCGGCTCTTATCCGCAAGGCGACCCGGAACAGCcaaaaggaaggaggagctgCCGGCTATGTGGAGGATCCCGAAGATAACATTGCCGAAAAATTGGACCGCAGCAAGTCGCAACAGAGCGTCAGTTCCGTTGCTATTGCCGCAcgcaagaaggaagagccCAAGGAGTACGGCCTGTGGACACTCATCAAGCTTATTGCTAGCTTCAACAAGAAGGAGTGGCACATGATGCTCGTCGgtatcttcttctcggccatCTGCGGTGCCGGTAACCCTACTCAGGCTGTCTTCTTTGCCAAGCTTATCAGCTCTCT GTCTCGCCCCATTGTCAACGAAGAAATTAGAGCCTCCATCAAGTCGGATGCCTCCTTCTGGTGTCTGATGTACCTCATGCTTGCTCTTGTGCAGTGCCTCGCCTTCTCCGTCCAGGGCTGGCTCTTTGCCAAGTGCAGCGAGCGTTTGATCCACAGAGTTCGCGACATGGCTttccgctccttccttcgccaGGATGTCGAGTTCTTTGACCGGGATGAAAACTCGGCGGGTGCGCTCACTTCGTTCCTGAGCACCGAAACCACGCACGTTGCCGGTCTGTCTGGTGTCACCCTCGGTACAATCATCATGGTCCTGACTACGCTCATTGCCGCTTGCACTGTCGCTTTGGCCTTGGGCTGGAAGCTTGCCCTTGTGTGCATTGCCACCATCCCCATCCTTCTCGGCTGTGGCTTCTATCGCTTCTGGATGATTGCTCACTATCAGCGCCGCGCCAAGAGCGCTTATGCTGGATCTGCCAGCTACGCTTCCGAGGCCATCACGGCCATGCGTACTGTCGCTTCCTTGACTCGTGAGCAGGACGTTCTTCAGCATTACAAGGACTCACTGGCCAAGCAACAGCATGCCAGCTTGATCTCGGTTCTCAAGTCCAGTCTTCTCTTTGCTGCTTCCAACTCTCTCATGTTCCTTGCTTTTGCCTTGGGTTTCTGGTACGGTGGTACTTTGATTGCCAAGCACGAGTATGACATGTTCACCTTCTTCATTGTGTTTTCGTCGGTTATTTTTGGTGCCCAGTCTGCCGGTTCCGTCTTCAGCTTTGCTCCCGATATGGGTAAGGCCACCGAGGCCGCTCGTGACCTCAAGGAGCTCTTTGACCGCAAGCCGACTGTCGATACCTGGTCGAACGAAGGTGACTTGATCAAGCAGGTTGATGGTACCATTGAGTTCCGCGATGTTCATTTCCGTTACCCGACTAGGCCCGAGCAACCCGTCCTCCGTGGTCTCAACCTGTCCATCCAGCCTGGTCAATATGTCGCTCTTGTAGGAGCTTCTGGATGCGGCAAGTCCACGACCATTGCCCTTTTGGAAAGGTTCTATGACCCTCTTAGCGGCGGCATCTTTATCGACGGACGCGAAATCAGCAGCCTCAATGTCAACGAATACCGCAGCTTCATTGCCCTCGTCTCACAGGAACCGACTTTGTACCAGGGTACCGTCCGCGAGAACATCATCCTCGGAGCCAACAACGACGTCACGGATGAGCAGATCAAGTTCGCCTGCCAGGAAGCCAACATTTATGACTTTATCATGTCTCTCCCCGATGGCATGAACACCTTGGTCGGTTCCAAGGGTGCATTGCTCTCGGGTGGCCAGAAGCAGCGTATCGCTATCGCCCGCGCGCTGATCCGCGATCCCAAGATTCTGTTGCTCGATGAGGCGACGTCGGCTCTGGATTCTGAGTCGGAGCACGTTGTGCAGGCGGCGTTGGATAAGGCTGCCAAGGGTAGAACTACCATTGCGGTTGCGCATCGTCTCAGCACGATTCAGAAGGCGGACATCATCTATGTGTTTGACCAGGGCAGGATTGTTGAGCAGGGTACGCATTCGgagttgatgaagaagaatggCAGGTATGCAGAGTTGGTTAACCTGCAGAGTCTGGAGAAGCATTAA